One window of the Anaeromyxobacter dehalogenans 2CP-C genome contains the following:
- the map gene encoding type I methionyl aminopeptidase: MGIPLLGEQAIERMRHAGRAAAATLAHVAERLAAGVSTADIDAWVREDTARRGGHPSQLGFHGFPAAVCTSRNDVVCHGVPRAEERLRPGDIVNVDVTTRLDGFHGDTSATFCIGEVSADARHVVEVARRCRDAGVAVVRHGVRLGDVGAAIEEVARAGGCSVVREYGGHGIGKAMHGPPLVMHVGPRGQGVKLRTGMALTIEPMVNLGRPEVRLLADGWTVVTADGSLSAQFEHTVVVTRDGCEVMTG; encoded by the coding sequence ATGGGAATCCCGCTGCTGGGCGAGCAGGCGATCGAGCGGATGCGGCACGCGGGAAGGGCCGCTGCGGCGACCTTGGCGCACGTGGCAGAGCGGCTCGCCGCGGGCGTCTCCACCGCCGACATCGACGCCTGGGTACGCGAGGACACGGCGCGCCGGGGCGGCCACCCCAGCCAGCTCGGCTTCCACGGCTTTCCTGCGGCGGTCTGCACGAGCCGGAACGACGTGGTCTGCCACGGCGTCCCGCGCGCCGAGGAGCGGCTGCGCCCCGGCGACATCGTGAACGTGGACGTGACCACGCGCCTCGACGGCTTCCACGGGGACACCTCGGCGACGTTCTGCATCGGCGAGGTCTCCGCGGACGCGCGGCACGTCGTCGAGGTCGCCCGCCGCTGCCGCGACGCCGGCGTGGCGGTCGTGCGCCACGGCGTCCGCCTCGGGGACGTCGGCGCGGCCATCGAGGAGGTCGCGCGCGCCGGAGGCTGCAGCGTGGTGCGCGAGTACGGCGGTCACGGCATCGGCAAGGCGATGCACGGCCCGCCGCTCGTGATGCACGTCGGCCCGAGGGGACAGGGCGTGAAGCTGAGGACCGGCATGGCCCTCACCATCGAGCCGATGGTGAACCTCGGCCGGCCGGAGGTGAGGCTGCTGGCGGACGGGTGGACCGTCGTCACGGCCGACGGGAGCCTCTCGGCGCAGTTCGAGCACACGGTCGTCGTGACCCGCGACGGCTGCGAGGTGATGACCGGATGA
- a CDS encoding RES family NAD+ phosphorylase, protein MDAWRITFARHAPDGRRAFSGEGARLYGGRWNSKGVTVAYASATLSLAALELLTHAEQRFLADAPLAACRATWPDDLEVETAPASVYVRGWRQSPAPAALAAFGDRWVAERRTAVLLVRSAVIPAEQNVLLNPAHPDAARLAYGAPEPFSFDPRLVR, encoded by the coding sequence GTGGACGCCTGGCGCATCACCTTCGCGCGCCATGCGCCGGACGGCCGGCGCGCGTTCTCCGGCGAGGGCGCGCGCCTGTACGGCGGCCGCTGGAACTCGAAGGGCGTCACCGTCGCCTACGCGAGCGCCACGCTCTCCCTCGCGGCGCTGGAGCTCCTCACCCACGCCGAGCAGCGGTTCCTCGCCGACGCGCCGCTCGCCGCCTGCCGGGCCACCTGGCCCGACGACCTCGAGGTCGAGACCGCCCCGGCGTCCGTCTACGTCCGCGGCTGGCGCCAGAGCCCGGCGCCGGCGGCGCTCGCGGCGTTCGGCGATCGCTGGGTCGCGGAGCGGCGCACGGCGGTCCTGCTGGTCCGCTCGGCGGTGATCCCCGCGGAGCAGAACGTGCTCCTCAACCCCGCCCACCCCGACGCGGCGCGCCTCGCCTACGGCGCACCCGAGCCGTTCTCGTTCGATCCCAGGCTGGTGCGGTAG
- a CDS encoding GNAT family N-acetyltransferase, with product MLPSTEAASGGPDLLRGSYEISTRRDRLDLDLVHRFLSTEFWDTLGMTREVLERAVERSLCFGVYQGDRQVGFARVVTDGATFAFITDDFILPEHRGQGLGAWMMRCILAHPSLQGLRRVLLVTHDPRLYLRSGFTPLSDPESYMERAATGA from the coding sequence ATGCTCCCTTCGACCGAGGCGGCGTCCGGCGGGCCGGACCTGCTCCGTGGCAGTTACGAGATCAGCACGCGCCGGGACCGGCTCGACCTCGACCTCGTCCACAGGTTCCTCTCCACCGAGTTCTGGGACACGCTCGGCATGACGCGCGAGGTGCTGGAGCGCGCCGTCGAGCGTTCCCTCTGCTTCGGCGTGTACCAGGGCGACCGGCAGGTCGGCTTCGCGCGCGTCGTCACCGACGGCGCCACGTTCGCGTTCATCACCGACGACTTCATCCTCCCCGAGCACCGCGGCCAGGGCCTCGGCGCGTGGATGATGCGCTGCATCCTCGCGCACCCCAGCCTGCAGGGCCTGCGCCGCGTGCTGCTCGTGACGCACGATCCGCGGCTGTACCTCAGGTCCGGGTTCACTCCCCTGAGCGACCCCGAGAGCTACATGGAGCGCGCCGCCACCGGGGCGTGA
- a CDS encoding anaerobic C4-dicarboxylate transporter family protein, whose product MIWLQLVVVLAAIFVGARLGGIGLGVMGGLGLGVLTFVFHLQPTSPPIDVLLMIAAVVTAAGVLQAAGGLDYLVSVAERILRSNPDRITFLGPLVTYVFTLFAGTGHVAYSVLPVISEVARETGVRPERPMSISVIASQQAITASPISAATVALLGMLSTGAAGAAFHIELIDILKVCIPSTLLGVLAAAFVANRMGKDLEEDPEYQDRVARGLAAPTGRQALAAADGGEPVRAAAPVTAKIAVGIFLAAALAVVLFGSFPGMRPQWTTASGVTKLGMPHAIEMVMLSAAALMLMVCRVDVSKVATGSVFGAGVQAVIAIFGIAWMGDTFFAGNMEVLGGSIKGMVTAAPWLFAAALFALSVLLYSQAATVRALMPLGIALGIPAPALMAMFPAVNGYFFIPNYPTIVAAINFDRTGTTRIGRWVLNHSFMVPGLISTVVAIATGLVIVRFMF is encoded by the coding sequence ATGATCTGGCTCCAGCTCGTGGTCGTCCTCGCCGCCATCTTCGTCGGCGCCCGGCTCGGCGGCATCGGCCTGGGCGTCATGGGCGGCCTGGGACTCGGCGTCCTCACGTTCGTGTTCCACCTGCAGCCCACCTCGCCGCCCATCGACGTGCTGCTCATGATCGCGGCGGTGGTCACCGCGGCCGGCGTGCTCCAGGCGGCGGGCGGGCTCGACTACCTGGTCTCGGTGGCGGAGCGCATCCTCCGCTCCAACCCGGACCGGATCACGTTCCTCGGCCCGCTCGTCACCTACGTCTTCACGCTGTTCGCCGGCACCGGCCACGTCGCCTACTCGGTGCTCCCGGTGATCTCCGAGGTGGCGCGCGAGACCGGCGTCCGCCCGGAGCGCCCCATGTCCATCTCGGTGATCGCCTCGCAGCAGGCCATCACCGCCAGCCCCATCTCCGCCGCGACCGTGGCGCTGCTGGGCATGCTCTCCACCGGCGCCGCCGGCGCGGCCTTCCACATCGAGCTCATCGACATCCTGAAGGTGTGCATCCCGTCCACGCTGCTCGGGGTGCTGGCGGCCGCGTTCGTCGCGAACCGGATGGGCAAGGACCTGGAGGAGGACCCCGAGTACCAGGACCGCGTGGCGCGCGGGCTCGCCGCGCCCACCGGACGCCAGGCGCTCGCGGCGGCCGACGGCGGCGAGCCGGTGCGCGCCGCCGCGCCGGTCACGGCGAAGATCGCGGTGGGCATCTTCCTCGCGGCGGCGCTCGCCGTGGTGCTGTTCGGCTCCTTCCCGGGCATGCGCCCGCAGTGGACCACCGCGAGCGGCGTCACCAAGCTCGGCATGCCGCACGCCATCGAGATGGTGATGCTCTCGGCGGCGGCGCTCATGCTGATGGTCTGCCGGGTGGACGTCTCCAAGGTCGCGACCGGCAGCGTGTTCGGGGCCGGCGTGCAGGCGGTGATCGCCATCTTCGGCATCGCGTGGATGGGCGACACGTTCTTCGCCGGCAACATGGAGGTGCTGGGCGGCAGCATCAAGGGCATGGTCACCGCCGCGCCCTGGCTGTTCGCGGCCGCGCTGTTCGCGCTCTCCGTGCTGCTCTACAGCCAGGCCGCCACCGTGCGCGCGCTCATGCCGCTCGGGATCGCCCTCGGCATCCCGGCGCCCGCGCTGATGGCGATGTTCCCGGCGGTGAACGGGTACTTCTTCATCCCCAACTACCCGACCATCGTCGCGGCCATCAACTTCGACCGCACCGGGACGACGCGCATCGGGCGCTGGGTGCTGAACCACAGCTTCATGGTCCCCGGCCTGATCTCGACGGTGGTCGCGATCGCCACCGGGCTCGTCATCGTCCGCTTCATGTTCTGA
- a CDS encoding group I truncated hemoglobin yields MAASLYERLGGEEKIAQIVNDVLDLHLKNPIIGTRFRLALARGAQAFGGDEAAAAARLKRVTVEFFASGSGGPQAYTGRDLREVHTGMNVNEQELVAAIDDIVLALERNGIGAPERNEVVAILYSLKGEVLRI; encoded by the coding sequence ATGGCGGCGTCCCTGTACGAGCGGCTCGGCGGCGAGGAGAAGATCGCGCAGATCGTGAACGACGTCCTCGACCTCCACCTGAAGAACCCCATCATCGGCACGCGCTTCCGGCTCGCGCTGGCGCGCGGCGCCCAGGCGTTCGGCGGCGACGAGGCGGCGGCCGCGGCGCGGCTGAAGCGCGTGACGGTGGAGTTCTTCGCGTCGGGGAGCGGCGGCCCCCAGGCGTACACCGGCCGGGACCTCCGAGAGGTGCACACCGGCATGAACGTCAACGAGCAGGAGCTCGTCGCCGCCATCGACGACATCGTGCTCGCCCTGGAGCGGAACGGGATCGGCGCGCCCGAGCGCAACGAGGTGGTGGCGATCCTGTACTCGCTGAAGGGCGAGGTGCTGCGCATCTGA
- a CDS encoding LysR family transcriptional regulator → MSLTYIQSFVAVAEEGHVGRAARKLHLTQPPLSRHILALEDELGTRLFERTPRGMKLLPAGEVFLSHARRILAEVDVAIARTKGAGEGGG, encoded by the coding sequence GTGAGCCTCACGTACATCCAGTCCTTCGTGGCCGTCGCCGAGGAGGGCCACGTCGGCCGCGCCGCCCGGAAGCTTCACCTCACGCAGCCGCCCCTGTCGCGGCACATCCTCGCGCTCGAGGACGAGCTCGGCACGCGCCTCTTCGAGCGGACGCCGCGCGGGATGAAGCTCCTGCCCGCCGGTGAGGTGTTCCTGTCGCACGCCCGGCGGATCCTCGCGGAGGTGGACGTCGCCATCGCGCGGACGAAGGGGGCGGGGGAGGGCGGCGGGTGA
- a CDS encoding RNA polymerase sigma factor, which yields MQAVLDQVVLMTDAASPVEQAGASRADRAMERYACGDADAFAELYDELAPRLYRFAHRWTRSRSAAEDTVQQTLLQMHAARQRFVRGGAVLPWAYAISRRLLIDLGRRGGREELRADGGRDPEEAGAAPSPEDALHQRREEAEARRDLAALPAGWREAFELVKFEGLSVAETAEALGITRGMVKIRTHRATAALREAVALRRREALLEPVAHGAARGDEPGNAGEGGRSR from the coding sequence GTGCAGGCAGTGCTGGACCAGGTCGTGCTCATGACGGACGCCGCGAGCCCCGTGGAGCAGGCGGGCGCGTCGCGCGCCGACCGCGCCATGGAGCGGTATGCCTGCGGCGACGCCGACGCGTTCGCGGAGCTGTACGACGAGCTGGCGCCGCGCCTGTACCGCTTCGCCCACCGCTGGACGCGCAGCCGGAGCGCGGCCGAGGACACCGTCCAGCAGACGCTGCTGCAGATGCACGCCGCCCGGCAGCGCTTCGTGCGCGGCGGCGCGGTGCTCCCGTGGGCATACGCCATCTCGCGCCGGCTGCTCATCGACCTCGGCCGGCGCGGCGGCCGGGAGGAGCTGCGCGCGGACGGCGGCCGCGATCCCGAGGAGGCGGGCGCGGCGCCGTCGCCGGAGGATGCGCTGCACCAGCGGCGCGAGGAGGCCGAGGCCCGGCGCGACCTCGCGGCGCTCCCGGCCGGCTGGCGCGAGGCGTTCGAGCTGGTGAAGTTCGAGGGGCTCTCCGTGGCCGAGACGGCCGAGGCGCTCGGCATCACGCGCGGCATGGTGAAGATCCGCACCCACCGCGCCACCGCGGCGCTCCGCGAGGCGGTGGCGCTGCGGCGCCGCGAGGCGCTGCTGGAACCGGTCGCGCACGGCGCAGCGCGCGGAGACGAGCCCGGCAACGCCGGAGAGGGAGGTCGCTCGCGATGA
- a CDS encoding serine hydrolase domain-containing protein yields the protein MQPAKLGGRRSTPFVRSRRRDHRAAATLLVATLACASARPPSATPLAATPADPGPAARDARSLAAAGHAGVICSGVFLQGREPGEVRRDSTYFVVNDGDRDGVDRLEVDRGRREVRVSVRGGPARTARLVEGLGCVTLPEHGDLHLDPARLGAVPVAQATAPWPDDLGPAGWAVPREEQDAVARAIAPWFDDAAALTAAVVVVHRGRIVAERYANGATADTLLDTSAIGKSVLATLAGRLAQEHALALDAPTGLPEWSGDGRRAIRPIDLLQMSSGLACTSPFDDDWEEPKEYTDSQYVYTGGVDAVGYALSRPLAKPPGTEGRYANCGPLALTGLIERITAARGEPLLAYARRSLYAPLGMTRSLTEPDAYGHPLFIGYHFAAARDLARLGVLYARDGVWNGERLLPEGFVKRVSSPAPAWKAPVYGAGFWRFPPGTPLPEDAFSMVGFGGQTVLVVPSLDLVVVRIGHPRGGDAAAPLRKAAYPAIVAAVRASP from the coding sequence ATGCAGCCAGCCAAGCTCGGCGGGCGCCGCTCGACGCCCTTCGTTCGCTCGCGTCGCCGGGACCATCGCGCCGCCGCCACCCTCCTCGTCGCGACGCTGGCGTGCGCCAGCGCCCGTCCACCGTCCGCCACGCCCCTCGCCGCGACGCCCGCGGATCCCGGCCCGGCCGCGCGCGACGCGCGCTCCCTCGCCGCCGCCGGGCACGCCGGCGTGATCTGCTCCGGCGTCTTCCTGCAGGGGCGCGAGCCCGGCGAGGTGCGGCGCGACTCCACCTACTTCGTCGTGAACGACGGCGATCGCGACGGCGTGGACCGGCTCGAGGTGGACCGGGGCCGGCGCGAGGTGCGGGTCTCGGTCCGCGGCGGTCCGGCGCGGACGGCGCGCCTGGTGGAGGGGCTCGGGTGCGTCACGCTGCCGGAGCACGGCGACCTGCACCTCGACCCGGCCCGCCTCGGCGCTGTGCCCGTCGCCCAGGCCACGGCGCCCTGGCCGGACGACCTCGGCCCGGCGGGCTGGGCCGTGCCGCGCGAGGAGCAGGACGCGGTCGCGCGCGCCATCGCGCCCTGGTTCGACGACGCCGCCGCCCTGACGGCCGCGGTCGTGGTGGTTCACCGTGGACGGATCGTCGCCGAGCGGTACGCGAACGGCGCCACCGCCGACACGCTCCTCGACACGTCCGCGATCGGCAAGAGCGTCCTCGCCACGCTCGCCGGCCGGCTCGCGCAGGAGCACGCGCTGGCGCTCGACGCGCCGACGGGGCTGCCGGAGTGGTCCGGGGACGGACGGCGCGCCATCCGGCCGATCGACCTCCTGCAGATGAGCAGCGGCCTCGCCTGCACCTCGCCGTTCGACGACGACTGGGAGGAGCCGAAGGAATACACCGACAGTCAATACGTCTACACCGGCGGGGTGGACGCGGTCGGCTACGCGCTCTCCCGTCCGCTCGCGAAGCCGCCCGGGACCGAGGGGCGCTACGCCAACTGCGGCCCGCTCGCGCTGACCGGGCTCATCGAGCGCATCACGGCGGCCCGCGGCGAGCCGCTGCTCGCGTACGCGCGGCGGAGCCTCTACGCGCCGCTCGGCATGACGCGCTCGCTCACCGAGCCCGACGCGTACGGCCACCCGCTGTTCATCGGCTACCACTTCGCCGCCGCGCGCGACCTGGCGCGGCTCGGCGTCCTCTACGCCCGCGACGGCGTCTGGAACGGCGAGCGGCTCCTGCCCGAGGGCTTCGTGAAGCGGGTGAGCAGCCCCGCCCCGGCGTGGAAGGCGCCGGTGTACGGCGCCGGCTTCTGGCGCTTCCCTCCGGGGACTCCGCTGCCGGAGGACGCCTTCTCGATGGTCGGGTTCGGCGGGCAGACGGTGCTGGTGGTACCGTCGCTCGATCTCGTCGTGGTCCGGATCGGCCACCCGCGCGGCGGCGACGCGGCCGCGCCGCTGCGGAAGGCGGCCTACCCCGCGATCGTGGCGGCGGTGCGCGCGTCCCCCTGA
- a CDS encoding SAVED domain-containing protein, whose protein sequence is MGESSGTRLEGDRYQHLYSWYEILRLLDDASPFEAATIEHPHAGAADDLTLHAKAGSGARSRFVQVKWHVDHRGHYSFDFLIRAEEGERSLLKKLFDSWRVLKAGEPIEVWLVSNWAPAPHPDLGPYIDGRSLSLLEAFFSGGGRSKVGRTRRSWQRALGATEEEVQAFCRDLRFHLGFSSITTLEEQLDDRMAHYGLRLGKEARSIARDEIAERIELGGGKKRLTRADILEIIDTRGLRARHPDDPPARLWIQGWARQAWDRPPSAELDWTEHFDRDTRRVPSPEVWESKLLPDLRQVRDDLARRDAKYIDFRGKLPLSAVLAVGSTFPQVGGFKFRAEQPTAGDLQLWRSDVAPTERRFVIKTEDVTPGPDVVVGLAVTGDGLPDLRRFHATIALGPLVYAEPDVGVGPAVLKSAGDAVGLAMSAKQILRDARAKYGAARIHLVPYGPATLFLFLGQVLNALGPLVVYERTADGGYKPGVALRTG, encoded by the coding sequence ATGGGCGAGTCCAGCGGGACGCGGCTTGAAGGTGACCGGTACCAGCACCTCTACAGCTGGTACGAGATCCTGCGGCTCCTCGATGACGCCTCGCCTTTCGAAGCCGCCACGATCGAACACCCTCACGCCGGCGCAGCCGATGACCTGACGCTCCACGCGAAGGCCGGATCCGGCGCGCGGTCGCGGTTCGTCCAGGTGAAGTGGCATGTGGACCACCGCGGCCATTACTCGTTCGACTTCCTGATCCGCGCCGAAGAGGGTGAGCGAAGCCTGCTCAAGAAGCTGTTCGACAGCTGGCGCGTGCTCAAGGCTGGCGAGCCGATCGAGGTCTGGCTCGTGAGCAACTGGGCTCCGGCTCCGCACCCTGACCTGGGGCCGTACATCGACGGGCGCTCGCTCTCGCTGCTGGAGGCCTTCTTCTCGGGGGGTGGGCGGTCCAAGGTCGGGCGGACGCGGAGGTCGTGGCAGCGCGCGCTCGGCGCGACCGAGGAAGAAGTTCAGGCGTTTTGTCGCGATCTCCGGTTTCACCTCGGGTTCAGCAGCATCACGACGCTCGAAGAGCAGCTCGATGACCGCATGGCGCATTACGGTCTCCGGCTCGGCAAGGAGGCCCGCTCGATCGCCCGCGACGAGATCGCGGAGCGCATCGAGCTCGGCGGCGGCAAGAAGCGGCTGACGCGTGCCGACATCCTCGAGATCATCGACACTCGAGGACTCCGCGCGCGACATCCCGACGATCCGCCCGCTCGGCTCTGGATCCAGGGTTGGGCAAGGCAGGCGTGGGATCGCCCGCCGTCTGCCGAGCTGGACTGGACCGAGCACTTCGACCGCGACACCCGGAGAGTCCCGTCGCCGGAGGTGTGGGAGTCCAAGCTCCTCCCCGATCTTCGTCAGGTTCGGGATGACCTCGCGCGGCGCGACGCGAAGTACATCGACTTTCGCGGGAAGCTGCCCCTCTCGGCGGTGCTCGCGGTGGGCTCGACTTTCCCGCAGGTCGGCGGCTTCAAGTTCCGCGCGGAGCAGCCGACGGCGGGCGATCTACAGTTGTGGCGCTCGGACGTCGCACCGACCGAACGCAGGTTCGTGATCAAGACCGAGGACGTGACGCCCGGACCGGACGTCGTCGTCGGGCTCGCCGTCACTGGCGATGGGCTGCCGGATCTGCGGCGGTTCCACGCCACGATCGCGCTCGGTCCTCTCGTCTATGCCGAGCCGGACGTAGGCGTTGGCCCAGCCGTCCTGAAGTCCGCGGGCGACGCCGTGGGGCTCGCGATGTCGGCCAAGCAGATCCTTCGCGACGCTCGTGCGAAATACGGCGCCGCAAGAATCCACCTCGTGCCGTACGGCCCCGCGACGCTCTTCTTGTTCCTCGGCCAGGTCCTGAACGCGCTCGGTCCCCTCGTCGTGTACGAGCGGACCGCGGACGGGGGCTACAAGCCGGGAGTCGCCCTGCGCACCGGGTGA
- a CDS encoding porin yields the protein MRPLVSAALFACLVAARPAAAEPPAITVYGKMDVGYAHVQGANGAVPHQTPTDLVESGQLSGSRLGFKATEDLGNGISALFLVETGVSLDTGSSTSAQFWGRQAYAGLTGAWGKVTVGRHQTPGYYVQCDVDPFEIGTVGNIENLLKRQSRTDNSVQYVTPTFAGLELTALWAQNRAGPETEGNGDDTPGFSGGLRWKYGPVFAAVAYYQDKSKVTDVITRIGNAGATWDLGVVKLHASGGFYRLSDDTAQQTSALAGVTVPLPVVGGSVRASYSQMWEDAAEDAGASKYALGYVRPLAKKTDVYLVFAHIENERNGTKTFDITDAIAKAGGVDGVSAGLRYAF from the coding sequence ATGAGACCGCTCGTCTCGGCAGCGCTCTTCGCCTGCCTCGTCGCCGCCCGCCCCGCCGCCGCGGAGCCGCCCGCCATCACCGTCTACGGCAAGATGGACGTCGGCTACGCCCACGTTCAGGGCGCGAACGGCGCCGTCCCGCACCAGACCCCCACCGACCTCGTCGAGTCCGGCCAGCTCTCGGGCAGCCGGCTCGGCTTCAAGGCCACCGAGGACCTCGGCAACGGCATCAGCGCCCTGTTCCTGGTGGAGACCGGTGTCAGCCTCGACACCGGCTCCTCCACCAGCGCGCAGTTCTGGGGGCGGCAGGCCTACGCCGGCCTGACCGGCGCCTGGGGCAAGGTCACGGTGGGCCGCCACCAGACCCCCGGCTACTACGTGCAGTGCGACGTCGATCCGTTCGAGATCGGCACCGTCGGCAACATCGAGAACCTGCTCAAGCGGCAGTCGCGCACCGACAACTCGGTCCAGTACGTCACGCCCACGTTCGCCGGGCTCGAGCTGACCGCGCTCTGGGCCCAGAACCGCGCCGGCCCGGAGACCGAGGGGAACGGCGACGACACGCCCGGCTTCTCCGGCGGCCTGCGCTGGAAGTACGGCCCGGTGTTCGCCGCGGTCGCGTACTACCAGGACAAGAGCAAGGTGACCGACGTCATCACCCGCATCGGCAACGCCGGCGCGACCTGGGATCTCGGCGTCGTGAAGCTGCACGCCTCGGGCGGCTTCTACCGCCTGAGCGACGACACCGCCCAGCAGACCAGCGCGCTCGCCGGCGTCACCGTGCCGCTCCCGGTGGTCGGCGGCAGCGTCCGCGCGTCCTACTCGCAGATGTGGGAGGACGCCGCCGAAGACGCCGGCGCCTCCAAGTACGCGCTCGGCTACGTCCGTCCCCTGGCGAAGAAGACCGACGTGTACCTGGTCTTCGCGCACATCGAGAACGAGCGGAACGGCACGAAGACGTTCGACATCACCGACGCCATCGCGAAGGCGGGCGGGGTGGACGGCGTCTCGGCCGGCCTGCGGTACGCGTTCTAG
- a CDS encoding NrsF family protein has protein sequence MRPSFTPPETLKLQVLEAVRRRPVPPRDDRAPAMAGLAALALVAMAATVQWGPRLLGDAGGLGHAAGRPGAIGAAIAAGSVVLALAATWAVQSGRSMLAPPRALLLGIAVGVPLLAGAWLVLWHGTYDEPFTRTGWRCFALTALTAPWPFAALVRARRRVEPRHPAAVGAALGAVAGAWAAVMVELWCPLSVGSHVLVGHVLPLAALALAGAAIGARAFRLRRL, from the coding sequence ATGAGGCCCTCGTTCACGCCCCCGGAGACGCTGAAGCTGCAGGTGCTCGAGGCGGTCCGCCGGCGGCCGGTGCCGCCGCGAGACGATCGGGCGCCGGCCATGGCGGGGCTCGCCGCGCTCGCGCTCGTCGCCATGGCGGCCACCGTGCAATGGGGACCCCGGCTGCTCGGCGACGCGGGCGGCCTCGGGCACGCCGCCGGCCGCCCCGGGGCGATCGGCGCGGCCATCGCCGCGGGCAGCGTGGTGCTGGCGCTGGCGGCGACCTGGGCGGTGCAGTCCGGCAGATCCATGCTCGCGCCCCCGCGCGCGCTCCTCCTCGGGATCGCCGTGGGCGTCCCGCTGCTGGCGGGCGCGTGGCTGGTGCTCTGGCACGGCACGTACGACGAGCCGTTCACGCGGACCGGCTGGCGGTGCTTCGCGCTGACCGCGCTCACCGCGCCGTGGCCGTTCGCGGCGCTCGTGCGCGCGCGGCGCCGGGTCGAGCCGCGCCACCCCGCGGCCGTCGGCGCCGCCCTCGGCGCGGTCGCGGGCGCCTGGGCCGCGGTCATGGTCGAGCTCTGGTGCCCGCTCTCGGTCGGCTCGCACGTCCTCGTGGGCCACGTGCTCCCGCTCGCCGCGCTCGCGCTGGCCGGCGCGGCCATCGGTGCGCGGGCGTTCCGGCTCCGGCGCCTGTAG
- the parS gene encoding type II RES/Xre toxin-antitoxin system antitoxin, translating to MAGTTEAKAIAILGGRALLKARTAPVRAKRGGRPGKASQAPRLAPGDLRWTGLIRAGLPARSTQTLASSLDMSVKDLAESLRLPVRTVHRRLEKGEPLTPEESERAVRAARVLAKAEDLLGEEHGRGWVRASCRALGGEIPITLLDTADGFTAVMDELGRLEHGVLS from the coding sequence ATGGCCGGCACCACCGAGGCGAAGGCGATCGCGATCCTGGGCGGACGGGCGCTCCTGAAGGCGCGCACCGCCCCCGTGCGCGCGAAGCGCGGTGGGCGGCCCGGGAAGGCGAGCCAGGCCCCGCGCCTCGCCCCCGGCGACCTCCGCTGGACCGGCCTCATCCGCGCCGGCCTGCCCGCCCGCTCGACGCAGACGCTCGCGTCCTCGCTCGACATGTCCGTGAAGGACCTGGCCGAGAGCTTGCGCCTCCCGGTCCGGACCGTGCACCGGCGCCTCGAGAAGGGCGAGCCGCTCACGCCGGAGGAGAGCGAGCGCGCCGTCCGCGCGGCGCGGGTGCTCGCGAAGGCGGAGGACCTGCTCGGCGAGGAGCACGGGCGCGGCTGGGTCCGCGCCTCCTGCCGCGCGCTCGGCGGCGAGATCCCCATCACGCTGCTCGACACCGCCGACGGCTTCACCGCGGTGATGGACGAGCTGGGCCGGCTCGAGCACGGCGTCCTCTCCTGA